The genomic DNA CGGACTTCTCGCAGGATCCTGGCTTCCAGGACGCGGTTAGGGCGAGCCTCATACAAGCGCCCCCGCCGGAGAAGCTTCTTACGTACGTATATAATCATGACCCTCCCTTGCTCTTCAATCCCGGCTCCGAGTACAGGTATTCCAACTCCGACAACATAGCCGTGGCCCTGATGGTCGAGGCTGCCACGGGCAAGAGCTACGAAGGCGAGCTCCAAGAGCAAGTCTACGGACCGCTGGGCCTGAAGAGAACCTCCTTACCGGCCGGCCCCAAGCTCGAGAAGCCCTACATCCACGGCTACGACCTTTCGGAACGCCCACCCGAAGACGTCAGTGAGGCGATAGCCGCTGGCTGGGCCTGGGCCTCTGGAGGCATCGTCTCCACGCCCGCCGATCTCAACACCTTCGTCCGTGCTTATGTGAGAGGTGACCTCTTCGATCGTCGAACGCGCGTACAGCAACGCCACGTGCTTGAGGGCGGGGGCTCCGACCCGCCAGGCCCAGGCAAGAACTCGGCCGGACTAGGGGTATTCCGCTACGAGACGAGGTGCGGGACGGTGTGGGGCCACACGGGCAACACCCTAGGCTATACCCAGTTCATGGCGGCCAGCTCAGACGGGAGCCGCTCCGCTACGGTATCGGTAAACTCTCAGCTCACTCCACCGGACGTGGGTGATCCAGAGGCATTCAAAGCTCTCAGGCGCGCGGAGGAGCTCGCCGTGTGCGCCGCACTCGCAGGCCAAGTGATAAGCGAATAGTGGGCTCACCAAAAGGGGTGAGGGCGCAGTGCGCCGGGAAAAGCCACTCCGAACACACCGCCACCTTGATTGACCGGAAAGTCGCAGGGCTTACTTGCACTCTTGGCCCCTCCATATTGGCTCGCGTACCCATAGATGGTCGGTAGGTCGCTGCACATGGGAATGTCACCCGCTGGCGTGATAGGTACCGGCGTGCCTCCGAGGGGAGAAGTAGGGATCTTTCAGATCCCAACAGGCGCGTGCCCCAACCCGCAAATCACCCGGACGGGCTAGCTGCACTCCAAGGGAATCGGCTCGCCCAATCCTACGGACTTTTGCTCATGGACTTTGCTATGCTCACACATGCACGTGAGCACGTTGAGGTCATGAACCGGCTACAAATCTGTTGTCTCGTCGCCGCTTCGGTCATCGCCATGAATCCGTGGTGTAGCTTCGCCGGATCACTGGACCATTTGACCGATCTAACCGACCGAGTACAGGCCGTCGTGACATTGAAGGGTCGCGACAACTTCACCAGCGAATATCGCTACGACGTGAGCGTCAGGAACCTCTCAACGGACGCGATCATCGGTGACTCACTGATCATCGTGCTGGACAAGATTACCAACTTGGCCGGTGAGGACCGAGAGGGGCTCACGGGAGAATCTTTCCTGAAACGATTCGACGTGCTGGATCAAGACGGCCAAACAGACGAAGGGAAACCATATTTCCGCGTTCCTGCTGGAACCTCCCCTGACCTCGTACCGCAAACCAATAGTCTTCCCGCCGTGGTCCGAATCAGGAATCGAGACTATCTGGCGGTCTTCACTCCCTCATTCAAAGTGCTGGGACAGAAGCGGCCACCGTCGGAAGCGAAACGCGCGGAGTCTCCGATATCTTCCACACCTTCCGCTCCCGGACAATCGGCAGCAGCCAATCGCAATGCGGTCGAGAAGCTGATTCAACTGCTGATCAAAAAAGGCGTCTTGACTGAAGAAGAGTGGCGTAAGGCGAATCAGCCATGACGGACGCATGCATGGCGTGCCAAGGAACTTGGCCGAAAGAGGACCATTTCATCGCAGACCTCGGCCTGTCGAAGGTCTATCTCCACGATGACCAATTTTTTCCCGGTTGGACCGTTCTGGTCTTCCAACGCCATGCCACCGAGTTATTCCAACTCGCGCCAACCGAACGATTCCAGTTGATTGAAGAGATCAACCGGGTGGCCAAGACTTTAGCCGAGATCTACCAGGCTCAGAAGATCAACTACGAACTCCTCGGAAACCAACTTCCTCATATCCATTGGCACATCATTCCTCGTTCGGCGAACGATCCGGCCCCGCTGGAACCGGTCTGGCGGGTACCGCACAGTCCTCTTCGTTTGACGGGAGCAGCGCTTCATGAAGCCATCGACCGCCTGGCACACCTCCTTCGCATGGCCCGATGAACCGGGTCGTTCCATATTATTGCACATGGTATAGATAGTATAATTGTTGACTATCGTGCCTTTCCGTCGAGCGTGAAAGTTTGCCGATGCGTCCCGGATCGATACTGTTGGCCTTCACCGTCGTCGCGACTGTTTACGCTTCGTCTCTCGCCCGTTCTCATTCACTGAACGAATACAATCTCTCCGACGACGGTAATTCGCCACAGGCGTCCGAGGCGACGCCCGGACTTGGGTTCAACGAACCGACTGATGCGGTGACGGAGGTCGCAT from Nitrospira sp. includes the following:
- a CDS encoding Beta-lactamase class C-like and penicillin binding proteins (PBPs) superfamily → MRHVIVLVLGLSLVGCSVNMRAKGSDAELDRALKELVAMPGGPPGVIAVVQRGKQRKVHTFGIADQKTERPMEVDDHMRIASVAKAFSGAAALSLVSKGALSLDDTIEERLPKLPAAWSKVTLGQLLNHTSGLPDFSQDPGFQDAVRASLIQAPPPEKLLTYVYNHDPPLLFNPGSEYRYSNSDNIAVALMVEAATGKSYEGELQEQVYGPLGLKRTSLPAGPKLEKPYIHGYDLSERPPEDVSEAIAAGWAWASGGIVSTPADLNTFVRAYVRGDLFDRRTRVQQRHVLEGGGSDPPGPGKNSAGLGVFRYETRCGTVWGHTGNTLGYTQFMAASSDGSRSATVSVNSQLTPPDVGDPEAFKALRRAEELAVCAALAGQVISE
- a CDS encoding HIT family protein produces the protein MTDACMACQGTWPKEDHFIADLGLSKVYLHDDQFFPGWTVLVFQRHATELFQLAPTERFQLIEEINRVAKTLAEIYQAQKINYELLGNQLPHIHWHIIPRSANDPAPLEPVWRVPHSPLRLTGAALHEAIDRLAHLLRMAR